From Numida meleagris isolate 19003 breed g44 Domestic line chromosome 4, NumMel1.0, whole genome shotgun sequence, the proteins below share one genomic window:
- the NOCT gene encoding nocturnin isoform X2: MDVLITTACSMGNSTSRLYSALAKTLSSSTVSQHQDCLEQPDSAQLDPIDPKDLLEECQLVLQKRPPRFQRDFVDLKKNTASNHRPIRVMQWNILAQALGEGKDNFVQCPMEALKWEERKCLILEEILAYKPDILCLQEVDHYFDTFEPLLSRLGYQCTFFPKPWSPCLDVEQNNGPDGCALFFLKERFELINSANIRLTAMKLKTNQVAIAQTLKCTETGRLFCIAVTHLKARTGWERFRSAQGCDLLQNLKSITQGAKIPLIICGDFNAEPTEEVYREFSNSSLNLNSAYKLLSPDGQSEPPYTTWKIRPSGECRHTLDYIWYSQHALNVNSALGLLTEEQIGPNRLPSFNYPSDHLSLVCDFSFNQDPDRLL; the protein is encoded by the exons ATGGACGTGCTTATAACTACAG CCTGTTCCATGGGAAACAGCACCAGCCGGCTCTACAGCGCGCTCGCCAAGacgctgagcagcagcaccgtGTCCCAGCACCAGGACTGCCTGGAGCAGCCTGACTCAGCGCAGCTGGATCCCATAGACCCCAAGGATCTGCTGGAGGAATGCCAGCTCGTTCTGCAGAAACGACCGCCTCGCTTCCAGAGGGACTTTGTGGACCTGAAGAAAAACACGGCCAGTAACCACCGCCCCATCCGGGTCATGCAGTGGAACATCCTCGCCCAAG CTCTTGGAGAAGGCAAAGACAACTTTGTTCAGTGCCCCATGGAAGCTCTGAAGTGGGAGGAAAGGAAGTGCCTCATCCTGGAGGAAATCCTTGCCTACAAGCCGGATATCTTGTGCCTGCAGGAGGTCGACCACTACTTTGACACCTTTGAGCCACTCCTCAGCCGACTGGGCTATCAATGTACTTTCTTCCCCAAGCCGTGGTCGCCGTGCCTAGACGTGGAGCAGAACAACGGGCCAGATGGCTGCgccttgtttttcctcaaagaaCGCTTCGAGCTCATCAACAGCGCAAACATCCGGCTCACTGCCATGAAGCTGAAGACCAACCAAGTAGCAATAGCTCAGACGCTGAAGTGCACTGAAACTGGAAGACTGTTCTGCATCGCCGTCACCCACCTGAAAGCTCGTACTGGCTGGGAGAGGTTTCGGTCTGCGCAGGGCTGCGACCTTCTCCAGAACCTGAAGAGTATTACCCAGGGTGCAAAGATCCCTCTGATCATCTGCGGAGACTTCAATGCAGAGCCAACTGAGGAGGTCTACAGAGAATTCTCCAACTCCAGCCTCAACTTAAACAGCGCGTACAAGCTGCTGAGCCCCGACGGGCAGTCAGAGCCCCCATACACCACCTGGAAGATTCGGCCCTCTGGAGAGTGCCGGCACACGCTGGATTATATCTGGTATTCCCAGCATGCCTTGAATGTGAACTCAGCCCTGGGCTTGCTGACTGAAGAGCAAATTGGGCCCAACAGGCTGCCCTCATTCAATTACCCTTCAGATCACCTGTCTTTGGTGTGTGACTTTAGTTTTAACCAAGACCCTGACAGACTGTTATAA
- the NOCT gene encoding nocturnin isoform X1, whose translation MYQGPARCLCSALPALRRAPAASPPLRPRRPPALGTAAPRAAAGAALPRAACSMGNSTSRLYSALAKTLSSSTVSQHQDCLEQPDSAQLDPIDPKDLLEECQLVLQKRPPRFQRDFVDLKKNTASNHRPIRVMQWNILAQALGEGKDNFVQCPMEALKWEERKCLILEEILAYKPDILCLQEVDHYFDTFEPLLSRLGYQCTFFPKPWSPCLDVEQNNGPDGCALFFLKERFELINSANIRLTAMKLKTNQVAIAQTLKCTETGRLFCIAVTHLKARTGWERFRSAQGCDLLQNLKSITQGAKIPLIICGDFNAEPTEEVYREFSNSSLNLNSAYKLLSPDGQSEPPYTTWKIRPSGECRHTLDYIWYSQHALNVNSALGLLTEEQIGPNRLPSFNYPSDHLSLVCDFSFNQDPDRLL comes from the exons ATGTACCAGGGCCCCGCGCGCTGCCTCTGCTCGGCGCTGCCCGCCCTCCGCCGCGCGCCCGCCGCCTCGCCGCCCCTCCGGCCTCGCCGCCCGCCGGCCCTCGGCACCGCCGCGCCGCGGGCTGCAGCGGGGGCCGCGCTGCCCCGCGCAG CCTGTTCCATGGGAAACAGCACCAGCCGGCTCTACAGCGCGCTCGCCAAGacgctgagcagcagcaccgtGTCCCAGCACCAGGACTGCCTGGAGCAGCCTGACTCAGCGCAGCTGGATCCCATAGACCCCAAGGATCTGCTGGAGGAATGCCAGCTCGTTCTGCAGAAACGACCGCCTCGCTTCCAGAGGGACTTTGTGGACCTGAAGAAAAACACGGCCAGTAACCACCGCCCCATCCGGGTCATGCAGTGGAACATCCTCGCCCAAG CTCTTGGAGAAGGCAAAGACAACTTTGTTCAGTGCCCCATGGAAGCTCTGAAGTGGGAGGAAAGGAAGTGCCTCATCCTGGAGGAAATCCTTGCCTACAAGCCGGATATCTTGTGCCTGCAGGAGGTCGACCACTACTTTGACACCTTTGAGCCACTCCTCAGCCGACTGGGCTATCAATGTACTTTCTTCCCCAAGCCGTGGTCGCCGTGCCTAGACGTGGAGCAGAACAACGGGCCAGATGGCTGCgccttgtttttcctcaaagaaCGCTTCGAGCTCATCAACAGCGCAAACATCCGGCTCACTGCCATGAAGCTGAAGACCAACCAAGTAGCAATAGCTCAGACGCTGAAGTGCACTGAAACTGGAAGACTGTTCTGCATCGCCGTCACCCACCTGAAAGCTCGTACTGGCTGGGAGAGGTTTCGGTCTGCGCAGGGCTGCGACCTTCTCCAGAACCTGAAGAGTATTACCCAGGGTGCAAAGATCCCTCTGATCATCTGCGGAGACTTCAATGCAGAGCCAACTGAGGAGGTCTACAGAGAATTCTCCAACTCCAGCCTCAACTTAAACAGCGCGTACAAGCTGCTGAGCCCCGACGGGCAGTCAGAGCCCCCATACACCACCTGGAAGATTCGGCCCTCTGGAGAGTGCCGGCACACGCTGGATTATATCTGGTATTCCCAGCATGCCTTGAATGTGAACTCAGCCCTGGGCTTGCTGACTGAAGAGCAAATTGGGCCCAACAGGCTGCCCTCATTCAATTACCCTTCAGATCACCTGTCTTTGGTGTGTGACTTTAGTTTTAACCAAGACCCTGACAGACTGTTATAA